The genomic DNA AGAAGTAAGCACCAGCAATGACACCTGCCACCACCCAGGTTTGACATCAGGCGATATATCCTCGATCCGGGCAAAGAATCCCGGACGATTATCAACATGCACCAGAACGAGATCGTTAATCGTTGCCATGCTCACTCCAGAGAATGCCAATTGAGCGCCCTTCAGCAAAGCGCCTGCTGTTGTTGAGGATACCGTAAACAAAACGGTTTGCAAAGAGTTGTTCAAGCCTCTGATAGAGTACGAACAGGTCTGCAGAGAGTGCGGCAAACCTGGCGCGCGCATTCGAGTCCATTCCCGCATCGACCCGATCGCACACGAAAGTGACACAGTTGTATGGCCTGTAGTGCGGTGCCATCATGCAACCGCTGTCCCCGAGAAAAGGGCAGGCACCATTGTCAAATCGTGGGGAAAAGAGCTCATGGCCAGTAACCAGATACCCAAGCAAGTCAACCACGGTAAAGTGGTAGCATCCGGACCGGCAACACTCGCCTTGACACAAACGGCAGATTTCGACGCCATTCAAGCCATCGAAAATGGCATCGACTTCTCTCTTCACCACCAAGATCTCTCTAACGATTCCAGCAACCTGTGTCGATAAATGACCGGGCAGTTCCTTGAATTCCCTGGTGGCAACAGCTATGGCGGTGGACCAGGCATCTGAATGCGACACAAGCTACCTCAAGCAAAACCGGTCGGCCACCCTGTTAAGGCACCGACCGGGAAGAAAATTTTGGCCGAAGCAGACCGTAAGCCGGGTTCTGTTCCGCCTCATGGTTACCCACGAAGCAACGATGATCATTCATCTAGGACCGCCGTTACCGACGGCCTCCAGCAGCCAACCCGGAAGCACGGGCGGGCCGCCCTTAACGCTCCCCTATTTGGCCTTGCTCCTGGTGGGGTTTACCTGGCATCCACCGTCACCGGCAGACCCGGTGAGCTCTTACCTCACCCTTTCACCCTTACCTGCCTTTGCCGAGGCTTCGGCAGGCGGACTTCTCTCTGTGGCACTTTCCCTGGGGTCACCCCCGCTGGACGTTATCCAGCACCACGCCCTATGGAGCCCGGACTTTCCTCCCCCTCTAAGAGGCGGCGATCATCTGTTCTGCTTCGACCAAAGCTGACAGCCACAGCAAAAAATCAGCTGCGGCCTGACACTAGAGCCGTTACCCCTGCTGCGGCTGACGATATACCACCATTCTCTGGCAGTGCGGACAGGTAATCAGCTCATCGCCGCGAAAAAGGGTATTGTAAAGTTGAGGCGGAAGGTTGATGTTACACCCCAGACAACTGCCGTCGCGAGCCTCAACCACTGCCAACCCTCTGCGCATCTTGCGCAGCTGGGCATAGCGCTTAACTACTGCCGGAGGCAGAGTCTTCATTTTCTCGTCTCGTGAGGTCTGATCTACGGTAATATCGCGTTCAAGGGCATCAACCTTAACTTGAACTTCTGCTTTTTGTGCCGCGATATTCCCTTCAAGAGCGTCAAGATTGCTTTTACGCTCGGCAATCTCCCCCTTCAGCTCATCTGCCAGAGAGATCTTCTGCAGCAACTGCTCCTCAAGCTCAGTCTTCATCTTGCGAGCGGCAGTAATCTCTTTTGAAACAGCAAGATACTCTTTTTGGGTCTTGATCTCCTTGAGGCGGGCTTCAGAACGAGCGATATTTTCCGCCTCCGTCGCCAATGTCACCTCCAACCCTTCCTTTTCGGCATCCAAGGAGGCACAACTCTCCTCTCTGGCAAGCAATTCCTGGCGAGCCTCGGCCACCTTCTGATCAAGGGTGTCAATTTCTGCCAACAAAGAATTCCTGACTCCCTCGATCCCATCAAGCTTGAGATCAATCTCTTGTAGCTCGTAAAGCGTCTCCAAATTTTTCTTCACCGCCTGCACCCCTTTCAACCTACTTGGAATATGGCAACCGCAAAACCGGAATTAAACGTACGAAAACGGCTCTTTTTCACCATTATATGTTACAAGTTCAGCCTTAAAACCGAGAATAGAGAGTTCCTGCCCCAAACGCTCTGCCAGACCTGATACCATTATCCGCTCAGTGGCAAAATGACCGGCATCGACAAGGGCGATACCATGCGCCTCAGCATCACGGGCCTCATGATATTTCACATCACCGGTGACAAGGACATCTGCGCCCTTAAACCGGGCAGCATTCAGCAGGGACACCCCGCTCCCCCCGCAAATTGCCACTCGCTTGATTTTTCGTTTTCCATCACCGACAAAACGCAGCGCAGGGGTCTCCAGGCGCTCTTTTACCTGCTGGGCGAAGTCATAAAGGGCTACCTGCTCCGGCAATTCACCGATACGCCCCAGCCCGAAGCTTTTACCGCAATTACTCAGTTTAAAAAGATCAAAAGCTGGCTCCTCGTAGGGATGAACCCGCTTCAAGGCGCTTACTGCGGCATTAACCTGATCGCTCCGGAGCATCAGTTCAATCCGCGACTCCTCAACCGAAGCAAGCTCACCCTCTTTGCCAAGGAACGGTCTGGCCCCGGCAAGAGGCCTGAAGGTACCGGTTCCCGCGATGCGAAAAGTGCAATCCGAATAGTTGCCAAGCTGTTCACTGAAAGGGGAAAGAACCTGCAGAACACGATCTTCATGCCCCACTGGCACAAAAACCCCTAACTTGACAAGCTCATCCCTGGCGGTTACCTGGAGCGGAACGGTTTGTTCAAGCCCGAGCCGCTCTGCCAGAAGGTCATTAACCCCTCCCGTGGCAATATCATAATTGGTGTGTAAGGCGACGATCGCGAGCCCGCCCTCAATTGCCCGGAAGACGATAGCGCCATCGGCATCCTCACGGCTTACCCGCTTCAGCGGTTTAAACAGTAGCGGGTGGTGCGTGAGCAGCAACGTGCAGTTATGGGCAATTGCCGCTTCCACAGAGCCCTCGCTGGCATCGAGAGCGATCATGATGCGCTCTACTGGCGCAGCATTGTTGCCGACCTGCAGACCAGGGTTGTCCCACCCTTCCGCAAAACGCAACGGCGCTATTTTATTAATAATTCCAACAACATCAGAGACGCGCGGCGTATTCATGGCCTCACAAAGAAAAAGAGTGCAACCGGAAGGTGTGCACTCTTTTCATTCCCTGGCTCGCAGGCATTTTGACAACTCTTGCGCTTTATGGGCTTCCCCTCTGCTTTCCGAGAGTTAATGAATGGTGGGCCCACCAGGATTCGAACCTGGGACCGACCGGTTATGAGCCGGTAGCTCTACCAACTGAGCTATAGGCCCGCAAAGCGAAAGTGTATATTAGGCGACAGCTAAGGCAGTGTCAAGCACTTTTCAATCTTTTTCTTGCAGTTTTCAAGATGTTGCGATGGCGGAGTCTATCAATTTCAAGGCGGCAAGCGCCCCGAACGGAATCGAAAGATGGGGTTTCTCAATCTGTGCCTCACGGGGATTGATCCTGATGACGGTTGCTCCGCAGTACCGCCCCAATCGTTCACTTGTCGCACGAATTGTCGGGATTGCCGTCCCAGCACCCAGTTCAATGACAACCATCGGTGCCGCACGATGATCAATGACAAATTCGTCAAAGCAGCGCTCTTGACTCCTGGTTCTCGCAGAAAGCCAGGAAAAATCGCCGAACATAAGAATATTTGGCCGAGCGACGCCTTGGCAATTAAGGCATTTCGGAATATTGAGCGCCCGCATGGTTGCTGAATCGACTTTTATCGACTCCCGGTTGTCCCAGATAGCCTCAGAACAAGGTTCAAGGCACTGTAGATGATGTATTGAGCCATGAACTTCCAGAATTGAGGCATCAGCAAACCCTGCTTTTTGAAACTGACCATCCACGTTGGAAGTAACGATAAACGATGCCATGGCAAACCGCTCAATCCAACCCTGGAGAATGGCAAAGCCGTCATGGGGAATCGTATCGCGGTAGAGGTTGGTCCGGTGGCCATAAAACCCCCAGCCAAAGGCAGGGTCCCGCTGAAAATGTTCCGGATTTGCGGCATCAACAAAGCTGAGACCCAAGCGCTCATACATCGGGTAGGCGTTCCAGAAACCGCGATCACCGCGAAAATCAGGAAGACCGGAGTCAACGCCCATTCCCGCGCCGGCGGTAATTACCAGAGACTGCGCACCCTGCAGCGCTTTTGCAGCAAGTCGTATCACCTCGTCCATGCACTCTCCTTCAGATCGCCACCCTGACCATAACCGGGGCAAGCAGGCGCGCCACATCCCTGGGATCAAGACCTACCAGGTAGCCGCGCTTCCCCCCGTTAAGGTAGATGCGCGGCAGGGCCATTATTGTCTCCTCCAGGTAAACCGGCATCTGTTTTCTGGTGCCAAAGGGGGAGGTTCCTCCAACCATGTAGCCGCTGTGACGGTTTGCCGTATCAGGAGCACACGGAGCAATCATCTTGACCCCAACCAGTCGGGCCAACTCTTTTGTGGAAACTTGGCGATCACCATGCATCAGGACCACAAGAGGGTTCTTCAGCTCATCCTCCATGATCAGAGTCTTGATGACACTATGCTCATCAACGCCCAGTTCGCGGGCCGAGACAGCAGTGCCACCCTTTTCCTCATAAGCATAGAGGTGATCAGTGAACTGAATCCCGGCTTGTCTGAGCATGCGCACTGCCGGTGTCACCGGGGACTTATCTTTTGCCATTCCATACCTCGAATTTCTACTATCGTGCCGGCGCTGCCATAGGCGCCACCGGAGCAGCCGGAGCTTCGGGGACAACAGGAGCTGACGGCGCCTCCACATAAGGGGATCGCGGTGACACTGGCCCGGACGGGACCTTTGATGGACCGACAGAGAGAGCTTCTCCGGGGTAAGACCCGGGCAGCCCCCCCCGGTAGACTCCTGCGCTACCAGCGGCATCACCCGGCGGAGTGCTGCCATAAAACGCGGCCTCTTTTGCTTCGTTTCTATAGGCGATAGAGTCGATCATGACGATGACAGCAGATACGCAGACAATCGC from Geoanaerobacter pelophilus includes the following:
- the ybaK gene encoding Cys-tRNA(Pro) deacylase, giving the protein MAKDKSPVTPAVRMLRQAGIQFTDHLYAYEEKGGTAVSARELGVDEHSVIKTLIMEDELKNPLVVLMHGDRQVSTKELARLVGVKMIAPCAPDTANRHSGYMVGGTSPFGTRKQMPVYLEETIMALPRIYLNGGKRGYLVGLDPRDVARLLAPVMVRVAI
- a CDS encoding Nif3-like dinuclear metal center hexameric protein translates to MNTPRVSDVVGIINKIAPLRFAEGWDNPGLQVGNNAAPVERIMIALDASEGSVEAAIAHNCTLLLTHHPLLFKPLKRVSREDADGAIVFRAIEGGLAIVALHTNYDIATGGVNDLLAERLGLEQTVPLQVTARDELVKLGVFVPVGHEDRVLQVLSPFSEQLGNYSDCTFRIAGTGTFRPLAGARPFLGKEGELASVEESRIELMLRSDQVNAAVSALKRVHPYEEPAFDLFKLSNCGKSFGLGRIGELPEQVALYDFAQQVKERLETPALRFVGDGKRKIKRVAICGGSGVSLLNAARFKGADVLVTGDVKYHEARDAEAHGIALVDAGHFATERIMVSGLAERLGQELSILGFKAELVTYNGEKEPFSYV
- a CDS encoding zinc ribbon domain-containing protein, whose amino-acid sequence is MKKNLETLYELQEIDLKLDGIEGVRNSLLAEIDTLDQKVAEARQELLAREESCASLDAEKEGLEVTLATEAENIARSEARLKEIKTQKEYLAVSKEITAARKMKTELEEQLLQKISLADELKGEIAERKSNLDALEGNIAAQKAEVQVKVDALERDITVDQTSRDEKMKTLPPAVVKRYAQLRKMRRGLAVVEARDGSCLGCNINLPPQLYNTLFRGDELITCPHCQRMVVYRQPQQG
- a CDS encoding SIR2 family NAD-dependent protein deacylase translates to MDEVIRLAAKALQGAQSLVITAGAGMGVDSGLPDFRGDRGFWNAYPMYERLGLSFVDAANPEHFQRDPAFGWGFYGHRTNLYRDTIPHDGFAILQGWIERFAMASFIVTSNVDGQFQKAGFADASILEVHGSIHHLQCLEPCSEAIWDNRESIKVDSATMRALNIPKCLNCQGVARPNILMFGDFSWLSARTRSQERCFDEFVIDHRAAPMVVIELGAGTAIPTIRATSERLGRYCGATVIRINPREAQIEKPHLSIPFGALAALKLIDSAIATS